The genomic DNA ATCTACCCATCGCAAATCTACCATCAAGTCGTAAAGCGTCAACATCTTTACCTGAAACGGGACCATCAGGGTGATGAGGATCGCTGCAAAAATCCAGTTTCTGCCGGGGAAGTCTACTTTCGCAAAGATAAATCCAGCCAGTGAACAAAAGAACAGCCCGGGAATGAGCTTGAGGAGCGTGTAGCCGGCACTGTTCAGGAAATACCAGACCATCGGCCGTTCCGTAAATACTGCAACGTAGTTCTCCCATGTAAGCGGCTGGGGCAAAAGCCCGCGCAAGATCAACCAGAACTGACGCGGCGTGTTAAAAAACGACTCTGCGTCAGCTGCTGTTTTCAATGAAGTCAACACCATCCATACCAGTGGCCCAAGCATGACAAATGCGCCGATGATCAGCACCAAGTGGGTAAGGAGGTTTGATATGTTTGAAGAGCGGTTCAAGGGTTAATGGAGAGAGGTGGTTGGGGGGAAAAGAGGAGTTTGGAGTTTGGAGAGGGGAGGTTGGAGCGAAGAGTTGGGCTCACTGATGATGGTAGTACGGAGAAACGGACATACAGAAAAACGGATACACGAAACCCCCTTCGTACAACGCGCAAATCATTTTGCATTTCTTGTGATTGATCCAATTATTTCCCCGCAGCTATCTGTTCAACGGCTTCCAAAACACGGTCACATTCAGCTTTGTTATTGAAAATGTGGGTTGAGACCCGCAACGCATCAAGGCCACGCTCGGTGACGATACGGCAACGTAGTTTAAAATCCTGGGCCAGTCGTCGGTACACTTCCCGGCAAGGCACGCCCGCGGTTTGGAAGGTTGTAATGCCGGCACGCAACGCAGGATCTTGCGGGGTCAACACGGTGACACTGTCGATTTCATCAAGGCCGTTATGTAAATAAACGCCAAGTGACTTGCCATAAGCAGCCACGCGTTCCATACCAATTTCGTTCAGCATACGGATTGCAGCCTGCATACCGACAATTTTGGTGGCATCGCGTGTCCCGCATTCATAGCGCACAGCTGTTTCATTGTACGCTAATTGATCGGGGATGTCGAAGGTGCCATTGTCAGAATACGCCCCAACTTCGGTGGGCATAACATCTTCGAGACGTTCCTGCCTGATGTATAACAAACCTGTACCATGGGTCGCCCCCATCCACTTGTGGCCACTTGTACCGTACGAGTCGCATCCGATCGATTCGAGATCAACAGGAAATGCGCCGGCAGACTGTGCTCCATCTACATGAAACCACAGGTTATTCGCCTGTGCCAGCCCAGCAATCTGCGTAACCGGCATCACAATGCCTGTTGGTGCCGTGAGATGGCTAACCTGAATTACGCGGGTTCGGGGCGAGATCAGTGCTTCAATACGGGCAAGGTTGCCCGCAGCGCTTTCCGGATCTGGTTCAAAAGCGCGTACCCGAATGCCGTGTTGTTTCTGCCGGCTCATCCACGGAATTGCGCCGCCCGGGTGCGCGTGGGTCTCGATGATTACCTCGTCGCCGGGCTCCAAAAACGTGAGGCCAGAGGCTATCGTGGCATTGGCTTCGGTGGCATTGCGCGTGAAGGCAATGGTCTCTGGCGGTACACGAAAAAAATCAGCTACGGGGTGTCGGGCTTCGGTGATTTTGCGGTGGCCATGTTCTGAGATTCGCTGCAGGTCCATCATCGTTTGCTGAACAGCATCAATGACGGCATAGGACGCCGGCCCGAGTCCGCCCGTATTCAGGTAAACGCGGTCGTGGGTCAGGGGATATTGCATCCGTACCTGCGCCCAATAGTCGTCGTCTGACACGGTTTTCGGATCTGGCAAGCGAAGATGTTTGCCGGCGCCCAGCATACCCAGGCCCATCACCGACAAAAAATTACGTCTTATCATTTGCATGGCATTCAAAGTCTACTGGATACGGCGATTGAGGCGAAACTGCATAAACGTCAACAAGCCTACAACGAGCAACAGGATGACAGCTGCAGCAGAAGCGTACCCAATGTCGTCGTACTGTATCCCTTGTTCATAGATGTGATAGACCACCGTACGCGTTGCGTTCAGGGGACCGCCTTGTGTCATCGCCAATACCGTTGTAAAGATCTGGAACGACCGGATGATCGCGGTCACACACACCAACAGCATAATGGGCCGAAGCTGTGGGAGTGTAATAAAGCGCAAGTTTTCCCAGCCGGTCGCCCCCTCGATACTCGACGCTTCGTAGTATGAATCTGGTATTGCCTGGATGGCTGCACCAAACAGAATCATGTCAAACCCCAGGTTTTTCCATATTGTCAGGGCAATTAGCGAAGGCAGCGCCAGTTCTTCGCTGAGTAACCATGCTTGCGCCGGCAATCCGACAAGGGAAAGCATGTAGTTCAACAGCCCATTGGACGCATAAAGCCAGCGCCACATCATGGTAGTGGCCAGTAGCGACGTAACAACCGGGATGAAATAAATCGCACGGTATACCCGCGCCCACCGTCCGGTTCGCTCTACCAGTACGGCACACCCCAACGCAAGGACAAACCCAATCCCAACCGCAAAGAAGACAAAAACCAGCGTATTCCAGAGGGCAGTCAGAAAAAGAGGATCCTGAAATTGGCGTACGTAATGCGTAAAGCCGATAAACGGCGCGTCACGGCGCAACAGTCCGTATTCGGTAAAGCTTATAACAATGCTTTTGAGAATCGGGTAGTACTGGAAAACAATAAAAAACACCACCACCGGCACGAGCATCAGCATAGCTACATGTGCCTCACGCCGGCCTCCCATAGCAAACAGCCAGCCAGCCTGTTTCCTGGCGGCGGATCGGTGCGATATTGGATTCCCGGGGTGTGACATGTAGTTTCTTGACAGCCGCCAGTACGCTGGAGGCGGAGCAAAACTTATGTAAATTAAGACGCCAGTTTAATGCCGAGTGTCGATTGCTGAGTGTCGAATGATTTAGTTTCGGCAGTTGCGTCAAGCAATGGCACTACCGAATAGCACAACTTACCATTTAGTTTTGGTCATCACAATTTCATTGGCGACATGCTGAGCCGATCTCTACTTCGTCTGATTTTACTAGTCGTCAGCCTGCTCCTGTGCGGGTGTAATGCGCCGGCGCCATCCGACAACAGCAAAAAGGTGGTTAGTGTATTTGTGCTGCCCATAAGTACTGACCAGGTAGGATTCTTCAACTGGGCTGAACAAACATTCGAAGCAGCTAACCCCGACGTCGACATACAGATTGAGCAATTCCCGGGGTCGTCTCTTAAAGATTATGAAATCAAGCTCAGACTCCGCTATGCAAGCGGCAATGCGCCAGACATCTGGTACTTCAGGGAGAATGAACTGGCAGAATACGTGGCCCTGGACTTGCTCGCGCCGGCACCGCCATACATCGAAAAAATAGTACAGGAAAACAGTGTCAATGAAATGATTCGGCAAGCGCCCTACTTCGATGGCACCTGTTACGGGATTGTGCATCATGCCGGGTGGACGATGTTGTACTACAACAAAGACCACTTTGCGGCAGCAGGACTCACCCGTCCCCCTAAAAACTGGCAGGAGTTGGTCGATTTTGCGGACCAGCTTACCCTGCGCGACGCAGATGACACTATCACCCGGGCCGGCTTTTCGTTGCGCAAGACGGGCTACAAGCAGGGCACTGCCGAAAAATGGCTGACGTTCTTCTACTCAGCCGGCGGGACACCTTTCAACGCAGCTGGATCAGCCAGTTACTTCGACTCCCCTGCCGGCGAAGCAGCGTTCCAGTTTTACGGTTACATCCTCGAAAAAAACATCGACA from Bacteroidota bacterium includes the following:
- a CDS encoding aminotransferase class V-fold PLP-dependent enzyme; the encoded protein is MIRRNFLSVMGLGMLGAGKHLRLPDPKTVSDDDYWAQVRMQYPLTHDRVYLNTGGLGPASYAVIDAVQQTMMDLQRISEHGHRKITEARHPVADFFRVPPETIAFTRNATEANATIASGLTFLEPGDEVIIETHAHPGGAIPWMSRQKQHGIRVRAFEPDPESAAGNLARIEALISPRTRVIQVSHLTAPTGIVMPVTQIAGLAQANNLWFHVDGAQSAGAFPVDLESIGCDSYGTSGHKWMGATHGTGLLYIRQERLEDVMPTEVGAYSDNGTFDIPDQLAYNETAVRYECGTRDATKIVGMQAAIRMLNEIGMERVAAYGKSLGVYLHNGLDEIDSVTVLTPQDPALRAGITTFQTAGVPCREVYRRLAQDFKLRCRIVTERGLDALRVSTHIFNNKAECDRVLEAVEQIAAGK
- a CDS encoding carbohydrate ABC transporter permease, which translates into the protein MNRSSNISNLLTHLVLIIGAFVMLGPLVWMVLTSLKTAADAESFFNTPRQFWLILRGLLPQPLTWENYVAVFTERPMVWYFLNSAGYTLLKLIPGLFFCSLAGFIFAKVDFPGRNWIFAAILITLMVPFQVKMLTLYDLMVDLRWVDTYWAIVMVGLMEPFGIFLFRQSIVGIPDELLDAARMDGASVWRMYVDVVLPLIKPTLAAYSIFLFMWSWSDFLWPLIALNTETLKPLEVGILGFSDINNPEFVKMMAAASVAVIPVIAFFLLMQRQFIKGVTLSGLKG
- a CDS encoding sugar ABC transporter permease, with protein sequence MSHPGNPISHRSAARKQAGWLFAMGGRREAHVAMLMLVPVVVFFIVFQYYPILKSIVISFTEYGLLRRDAPFIGFTHYVRQFQDPLFLTALWNTLVFVFFAVGIGFVLALGCAVLVERTGRWARVYRAIYFIPVVTSLLATTMMWRWLYASNGLLNYMLSLVGLPAQAWLLSEELALPSLIALTIWKNLGFDMILFGAAIQAIPDSYYEASSIEGATGWENLRFITLPQLRPIMLLVCVTAIIRSFQIFTTVLAMTQGGPLNATRTVVYHIYEQGIQYDDIGYASAAAVILLLVVGLLTFMQFRLNRRIQ
- a CDS encoding extracellular solute-binding protein, with protein sequence MLSRSLLRLILLVVSLLLCGCNAPAPSDNSKKVVSVFVLPISTDQVGFFNWAEQTFEAANPDVDIQIEQFPGSSLKDYEIKLRLRYASGNAPDIWYFRENELAEYVALDLLAPAPPYIEKIVQENSVNEMIRQAPYFDGTCYGIVHHAGWTMLYYNKDHFAAAGLTRPPKNWQELVDFADQLTLRDADDTITRAGFSLRKTGYKQGTAEKWLTFFYSAGGTPFNAAGSASYFDSPAGEAAFQFYGYILEKNIDSVTLDGDQRGFGQGRVSMFIREDHVIHWMAENFPDVNYGVAPIPPKDSTFTSYSSGGAFPMVVNSGSPNKEIAWQFLAFLLSDEPYLRYVRAVNAQPILKSVAVLPEFNSDPMLQTYARQSVYLPPKFAHDKNSLEVIGTYVERFAYGHMDAATAVQRMQSEINTQIQLGFARQQREVMR